The DNA region TCGCGCTCATAGTGTCAGCTTTGGGGGTGTGGTTAACTAGCCCGACTCCTCCATGAGGGCTGCCTCCGTTTCCTTCGAGATCCGATTTGAGTCCATCGGCGGGCTCGGCGCGCATCTGGCCGCCCAGCTGTTGGCCGAGTCCTTGGTGCTCCGCCAGGGGCTCAACGCCTCGCAATTTTCCTCGTACGGCTCCGAGAAGAAAGGCACGCCGGTGCGCTCCTTCATCCGCGCCGTCGGCGGAAACGCGCCCATCCGTGTGAGCAGTCCGGTGGTGGCCCCGGATGTCTTGGCGGTCTTTCACGTGGCCCTGCTCGCGCGCCCCGTGACACTGGCCGGCTTGAAACGCGATGGGCTCCTGATCGTCAACGCGCCGGCCTCAGCCGCCCTCCCGCTGCCCAAGGGCCGCGCGATGCTGGTGGATGCGATGGCGATTGCGGTGGAGGAGCATACCCGCATCAACACCGCCATCCTGGGGGCGGTGGCTAAAGGCTGCCCGCGTATCGATGCCAAGGCGCTGGCAGCAACGCTCGAGGAGCATTTCAGCAAGCGCTCCGCGGCGCTGGCAGAGTCCAACGTCAAGACGTTCTGGCGCGGCTATCAGGAAGCGGCAGAGCGGCTGATCGCCGAGGGTCCTGAGCCGACGCCGCCGGATGGCTCGACAACGCTGCGTTGGGGATACCGCACCGCCCCGCTGGGCGGAGCGATCATCGATGTGGGCAACACGATCGCCAATGATCTCTCCGCTTCCCGCCAAGGATTTGCGCCGCAGTTCAACGCGCAAGCGTGCACCAACTGCGGCATCTGCGATCTGGTGTGCCCGGACTACTGCTTCGTGTGGGAGGAGCAAGGCAGCGCTGCATGCTTGCTTGGCATCGACTACCAATTCTGCAAAGGCTGCTTGCGCTGCATCGACTCCTGCCCGTCGGGCGCGCTGACCAAAGAGCGCGAGGGTGCCTGGGTGAGCGCGCAGCGCGTGCCGCTCTCGCGCAAGGACTCGGCATGAAGCCCGACAGGAGCACGGCGACATCACGCCCCGCCGCCGCCTCGCGGCCGTCTCAGAAACTCGCCTTTACCAGCGGCAATGAGCTGGCCGCCCTGGCCGCCTCGCAGATCAATTTTCACGTGATGGGCTACTACCCAATCACCCCGTCGACCGAAGTGGCCGAGCAGCTCAGCAAGATGAAGGCGCGCGGGCAGCATCAGATCGCGATGATCCCGGCGGACGGCGAACATGGAGCCGCCGGCATCTGCTATGGCGCAGCCACCGGCGGGGGCCGGGTGCTCAATGTGACCAGCTCGCAGGGGCTGCTCTATTCCCTGGAGCAGCTGCCGGTGCAGTCCGGCACGCGGTTTCCCATGGTGCTCAACCTCGCCACCCGCGCGATCAACGGCCCGCTCAACATCCGCTGCGATCACTCCGACCTCTATTTTGCGCTGAATGCCGGCTGGATCATTCTGCTGGCGAACGACCCGCAAGCGGTCTACGACATGAACCTGATGGCGGTGCGCATCGGCGAGCATCCATCGCTGCGCTTGCCGGTGATCGTGGCGTACGACGGATTTTTCACCAGCCACCAGAAGCGCCGGGTCTACACCTTCGAGGATGCGGTCGTGCGGCGGTTCGTCGGCGAATGCCGCGCCCCCCTGACCATGCTCGATCCGGAGCATCCGGTGACGATCGGGCCGTACATGAATGACCCTGATCTCATCAACAATAAGTATCAACTGAAGCTGGCGTTTGATGAGGCGCGCGCCATCATTCCCGCCATCTTCCGGGAGTTCGGCAAGCTCTCCGGCCGGCGCTACCACACGGTGGAGCCGTATGCCATGGAAGGGGCCGAGATCGCGCTCGTTCTCCTCAACTCCGCCGCTGAAACCGCGAAAGAGGCCGCCGATCAGCTGCGCAAGCAAGGCATGAAGGTCGGCGTGGTGCACCCGACGGTGCTGCGGCCGTTTCCAGCCGAGGAGCTGGCACGGATCCTCGGAGGCATGAACGCGGTCGTGATTGCCGACCGGGCGGATTCGTACGGGGCCGATGGCGGCAATCTGAGCCTGGAGGTGCGGGCAGCCTTGCAAGCGCATGCGCCGCGCCAGCCTAAGTGCCTCTCGCGCATCTACGGCCTGGGCGGCAAAGACTTCACCGTCGAGAATGCGGTGCAGCTCTTCGAGCAAGCGGCAGGCGCGTTGAAGCGCCGCCGCGTGCCGCAGTTTGATTATCTCGGCGTGACACCCGGCGATGATGCGACCGCCAAGAACGGGCGTAGCACCCATCCGGCTCCGCCGGTGCTCACCGTAGAAGAGGTCACCCGCCACCACGCGCAGATCACGCCAGATCC from Candidatus Omnitrophota bacterium includes:
- a CDS encoding pyruvate synthase — its product is MKPDRSTATSRPAAASRPSQKLAFTSGNELAALAASQINFHVMGYYPITPSTEVAEQLSKMKARGQHQIAMIPADGEHGAAGICYGAATGGGRVLNVTSSQGLLYSLEQLPVQSGTRFPMVLNLATRAINGPLNIRCDHSDLYFALNAGWIILLANDPQAVYDMNLMAVRIGEHPSLRLPVIVAYDGFFTSHQKRRVYTFEDAVVRRFVGECRAPLTMLDPEHPVTIGPYMNDPDLINNKYQLKLAFDEARAIIPAIFREFGKLSGRRYHTVEPYAMEGAEIALVLLNSAAETAKEAADQLRKQGMKVGVVHPTVLRPFPAEELARILGGMNAVVIADRADSYGADGGNLSLEVRAALQAHAPRQPKCLSRIYGLGGKDFTVENAVQLFEQAAGALKRRRVPQFDYLGVTPGDDATAKNGRSTHPAPPVLTVEEVTRHHAQITPDPSTGRLQVTLDPFWKMAPTPHRVAPGHGACPGCGAFTTIKQFFRVLDGPVVVLYQTGCAMVVTTGYPASAHRVSYLHNLFQNGAATLSGLVEMYAERARRGELPKVEQPTFVMVSGDGGMDIGMGAALGTALRNHRMIIIEYDNEGYMNTGGQLSYSTPLGHQTSTSPAGPKSTGKLFHHKDTPKIFAAVNAPYVFTAVEGFPEDLMKKAAKAQWYANREGFVYGKILSACPLNWMSPDDSAESVLQAAVDTCFFPLYEIERGKTVITYDPEALGRRRPLRDWFALMGKTKHLMAPEMDGVVAEAEAENDRRWRRLKAQHEHPEL
- a CDS encoding 2-oxoacid:acceptor oxidoreductase family protein, whose protein sequence is MRAASVSFEIRFESIGGLGAHLAAQLLAESLVLRQGLNASQFSSYGSEKKGTPVRSFIRAVGGNAPIRVSSPVVAPDVLAVFHVALLARPVTLAGLKRDGLLIVNAPASAALPLPKGRAMLVDAMAIAVEEHTRINTAILGAVAKGCPRIDAKALAATLEEHFSKRSAALAESNVKTFWRGYQEAAERLIAEGPEPTPPDGSTTLRWGYRTAPLGGAIIDVGNTIANDLSASRQGFAPQFNAQACTNCGICDLVCPDYCFVWEEQGSAACLLGIDYQFCKGCLRCIDSCPSGALTKEREGAWVSAQRVPLSRKDSA